In one window of Prevotella sp. E13-17 DNA:
- the lgt gene encoding prolipoprotein diacylglyceryl transferase: MMRDLLYILWNPSLEAFHFGPLAIRWYSLCWLIGLLLAYFMVRWLYKNQKIAEEKFEPLFVYCFLGILIGARLGHCIFYQPDYYLTSVKGFVEMLLPIHFMYDGSWKLTGYEGLASHGGTLGLMIALWLYVKHHKVPLWQVLDNIAIATGITACFIRLGNLMNSEIIGKVTDMPWAFVFERVDALPRHPGQLYEAIAYALLFLLMVVLYKKMPQRVGTGFYFGLCLTYIFTFRFFIEYTKEVQEAFENSLPIDMGQILSIPFIIIGTYCMVKSITK, translated from the coding sequence GACCTTTAGCCATTCGCTGGTACTCACTCTGCTGGCTGATTGGTCTGTTGCTGGCCTACTTCATGGTGAGATGGCTATACAAGAACCAGAAGATTGCCGAGGAGAAGTTCGAACCACTGTTCGTCTATTGCTTCCTGGGCATCCTGATCGGTGCCCGACTGGGGCACTGCATCTTCTACCAGCCCGACTACTATCTGACGTCGGTCAAGGGTTTTGTTGAGATGCTTCTGCCCATCCACTTCATGTATGATGGCAGTTGGAAGCTGACAGGCTACGAAGGACTGGCATCACATGGCGGCACGCTGGGATTGATGATTGCCCTTTGGTTGTATGTGAAGCACCACAAGGTGCCCCTGTGGCAGGTGCTCGACAACATCGCCATTGCTACAGGCATCACCGCCTGCTTCATTCGCTTGGGCAACCTGATGAACAGCGAGATTATTGGTAAGGTGACCGATATGCCATGGGCTTTCGTTTTCGAGCGTGTAGATGCCCTACCCCGCCACCCCGGACAGCTCTATGAGGCCATTGCCTATGCCCTACTCTTCCTGTTGATGGTCGTTTTGTATAAGAAGATGCCGCAACGTGTAGGCACAGGTTTCTATTTCGGCCTCTGTCTGACCTACATCTTCACCTTCCGCTTCTTCATAGAATACACCAAAGAGGTGCAGGAAGCCTTTGAGAACTCACTCCCCATCGACATGGGACAGATTCTCTCTATCCCCTTCATCATCATTGGCACGTATTGCATGGTGAAAAGCATTACTAAGTGA
- the mutS gene encoding DNA mismatch repair protein MutS, with amino-acid sequence MAKKDGELTPMMKQFFDLKAQHPEALLLFRCGDFYETYCDDAVEASQILGITLTRRNNGNSGKGDEMAGFPHHALDTYLPKLIRAGKRVAICDQLEDPKLTKKLVKRGITELVTPGVAMSDNVLNYKENNFLCAVHFGKSACGVAFLDISTGEYLTGEGTYDYVEKLMASIQPKEVLYNRDRRQDFERYFGVRYVTFEMDEWVFTEQFAMQKLLKHFKVKSLKGFGVDHLHSGVVAAGAILQYLEQTQHTQIGHITQISRIEEDKYVRLDKFTIRSLELIQTMQEGGRSLLDVIDRTVSPMGGRMLRRWLVFPLKEKAAIEGRLDIVDYFFREPYFRELIDEQLQQVGDLERIISKVAVGRVTPREMVQLKRALQAVEPIKQACLQADNQVIRQLGERMNECRDIRDRIEREIVSDPPQLVQKGGVVRNGVNQELDELRHIAYSGKDYLLQIQNREAEQTGIQSLKIGYNNVFGYYLEVRNTYKDRVPQEWVRKQTLAQAERYITQELKEYEEKILGAEEKILSLEARIFNELIVAVQAYIQEVQTNATILARIDCLLSFAKTAQEHRYIRPVVDDGDVIDIRQGRHPVIETQLPVEEQYVPNDILLDQERQQIVIITGPNMAGKSALLRQTALIVLLAQVGCFVPAEAAKIGLVDKIFTRVGASDNISLGESTFMVEMTEASNILNNATPRSLVLFDELGRGTSTYDGISIAWAIVEYLHEHPKSQARTLFATHYHELNEMEKTFSRIKNYNVSVKEVDGKVIFLRKLERGGSEHSFGIHVAEIAGMPRSIVKRANVILKQLESENAQVGAAGKPTAEIAQSREGMQLSFFQLDDPVLCQVRDEILGLDVNNLTPLEALNKLNEIKKIVSGK; translated from the coding sequence ATGGCAAAGAAAGACGGGGAACTGACCCCGATGATGAAACAGTTCTTCGACCTGAAAGCACAGCACCCCGAGGCGCTGCTGCTCTTTAGGTGTGGCGACTTCTACGAGACTTATTGCGACGATGCTGTGGAGGCCTCACAGATATTGGGCATCACACTGACCAGGCGCAATAATGGCAATAGTGGCAAGGGCGACGAGATGGCTGGCTTTCCTCATCATGCACTCGATACGTATCTTCCTAAGCTGATTCGTGCCGGCAAGCGCGTGGCTATCTGCGACCAGCTGGAAGATCCTAAGCTCACCAAGAAACTGGTAAAGCGTGGCATCACCGAGCTGGTGACTCCTGGTGTGGCTATGAGCGACAATGTGCTGAACTACAAGGAGAACAACTTCCTGTGTGCGGTGCATTTCGGCAAGTCGGCCTGTGGCGTGGCTTTCCTCGATATCTCTACGGGCGAATACCTGACGGGAGAGGGCACCTACGACTATGTAGAGAAGCTGATGGCCAGCATACAACCTAAGGAGGTGCTCTACAACCGCGACCGACGTCAGGACTTCGAGCGCTACTTTGGTGTGCGCTATGTGACGTTCGAGATGGACGAGTGGGTCTTTACCGAGCAGTTTGCCATGCAGAAGCTCTTGAAGCATTTCAAGGTGAAGTCGCTCAAGGGTTTTGGCGTGGATCATCTGCACAGCGGCGTGGTGGCTGCTGGTGCCATTCTGCAATACCTGGAGCAGACACAGCACACGCAGATAGGTCATATCACGCAGATATCGCGCATCGAAGAGGATAAATACGTACGACTGGACAAGTTCACCATCCGTTCGCTGGAGCTCATACAGACCATGCAGGAGGGCGGACGCTCGCTGCTCGACGTGATAGACCGCACTGTGTCGCCGATGGGTGGACGCATGTTGCGCCGTTGGCTGGTGTTCCCTCTGAAAGAGAAGGCAGCCATCGAGGGCCGACTGGACATCGTGGATTACTTCTTCCGCGAGCCGTACTTCCGCGAGCTGATCGACGAACAGTTGCAACAGGTGGGCGACCTGGAGCGTATCATCTCGAAGGTGGCCGTAGGACGAGTGACTCCTCGTGAGATGGTGCAGCTGAAGCGTGCGCTACAGGCTGTGGAGCCTATCAAGCAGGCTTGTCTGCAGGCCGACAACCAAGTGATTCGTCAGTTGGGTGAACGTATGAACGAGTGCCGCGATATTCGCGACCGCATAGAGCGCGAGATTGTCAGCGACCCGCCACAGCTGGTGCAGAAGGGTGGGGTGGTGCGCAATGGCGTCAACCAGGAGCTCGACGAGCTGCGCCACATTGCCTATAGTGGCAAGGACTACTTGCTGCAGATACAGAACCGCGAGGCTGAACAGACAGGCATCCAGTCGCTGAAGATAGGTTATAACAATGTGTTCGGCTATTATCTCGAGGTCAGGAATACGTATAAAGACCGTGTGCCACAAGAGTGGGTGCGCAAGCAGACGCTGGCTCAGGCCGAGCGCTATATCACCCAGGAACTGAAAGAATACGAAGAGAAGATTCTGGGTGCCGAAGAAAAGATTCTCTCGCTCGAGGCTCGCATCTTCAACGAACTGATTGTGGCCGTACAGGCTTATATCCAAGAGGTGCAGACCAATGCCACCATCTTGGCACGTATCGACTGTCTGCTCAGCTTTGCCAAGACGGCGCAAGAGCATCGCTACATCCGTCCGGTGGTGGACGATGGCGACGTGATAGACATCCGTCAGGGGCGCCATCCCGTGATTGAAACACAGCTGCCTGTAGAGGAACAGTATGTGCCCAACGACATACTCCTGGACCAGGAACGACAGCAGATTGTCATCATCACGGGCCCAAATATGGCCGGTAAATCGGCGCTGTTGCGTCAAACGGCGTTGATAGTATTGTTGGCCCAAGTGGGTTGTTTTGTGCCCGCAGAGGCCGCGAAAATCGGTCTGGTGGACAAAATATTCACCCGTGTGGGTGCTAGCGACAATATATCACTGGGCGAATCAACCTTTATGGTCGAGATGACAGAGGCCTCTAACATCCTGAACAATGCCACGCCGCGTTCGCTGGTCTTGTTCGACGAGTTGGGTCGTGGCACCTCAACCTACGACGGCATCTCTATTGCTTGGGCCATTGTGGAGTATCTGCACGAACATCCCAAGTCACAGGCACGCACGCTCTTTGCCACCCACTATCACGAGCTGAACGAGATGGAGAAGACTTTTTCGCGCATCAAGAACTATAATGTCAGTGTGAAAGAGGTGGATGGCAAGGTCATCTTCCTGCGCAAGCTGGAACGTGGCGGCAGTGAACACTCTTTCGGTATTCATGTGGCCGAGATTGCCGGTATGCCACGCAGCATCGTGAAGCGCGCCAACGTCATACTGAAACAGCTGGAGAGCGAGAACGCACAGGTGGGCGCCGCTGGCAAGCCTACGGCCGAGATTGCTCAGAGCAGGGAGGGCATGCAACTGTCTTTCTTCCAGCTCGACGACCCCGTGCTTTGTCAGGTGCGCGACGAAATTCTGGGGCTCGACGTCAACAACCTGACGCCGCTCGAGGCGCTCAACAAGCTCAATGAAATCAAAAAGATAGTCTCAGGAAAATGA